A window of the Proteus terrae subsp. cibarius genome harbors these coding sequences:
- a CDS encoding helix-turn-helix transcriptional regulator, whose protein sequence is MTAVAHQVTPFLTSYEVMARYHISYTTLWRRIKDGSLPQPRINRNTRNKLWHIEDLEEYEKN, encoded by the coding sequence ATGACAGCAGTAGCGCACCAAGTAACCCCTTTTCTAACGTCTTACGAAGTTATGGCTCGTTACCACATTAGCTATACGACGCTCTGGCGAAGAATAAAAGATGGCAGCTTGCCGCAACCTCGTATCAACCGAAATACACGAAACAAGCTGTGGCACATTGAAGACTTGGAGGAGTATGAGAAGAATTAG
- the rimI gene encoding ribosomal protein S18-alanine N-acetyltransferase, which translates to MKTISLLNPADLPLAWQIEKLSHSFPWSEETFYSNQGSHYFNLKICIDNIIVGFAITQLILDEATLFNIAIHPDYQGKGYGKELLLELIETLEKKNITTLWLEVRESNEKAFNLYESIGFNFVSKRKNYYPTKTGNEDAIIMAYPISF; encoded by the coding sequence ATGAAGACCATTTCACTCTTAAACCCTGCTGATTTACCTTTAGCATGGCAAATTGAAAAATTAAGTCATTCATTCCCTTGGAGTGAAGAAACATTTTATAGTAACCAAGGAAGTCATTATTTTAATCTGAAAATTTGCATTGATAATATTATTGTAGGTTTCGCAATTACGCAATTAATATTAGATGAGGCAACACTTTTTAATATCGCAATCCATCCTGATTATCAGGGGAAAGGTTACGGTAAAGAACTTTTATTAGAACTGATTGAAACGCTTGAGAAAAAAAATATTACTACCCTGTGGTTAGAGGTGCGGGAATCTAATGAAAAAGCGTTCAATCTCTATGAATCTATAGGATTTAATTTCGTTTCAAAACGCAAAAACTATTACCCAACAAAGACAGGCAATGAAGATGCGATTATCATGGCTTATCCTATTTCTTTCTAA
- a CDS encoding DNA polymerase III subunit psi: protein MSRKDRMLSQLGIRQWVLHKPAVLKGEHSVQFPDTTRLLIITDDTVDLNNGLFSDIFSAMGIDKNEIYCITTDDVSMLTESFDLPCWLLGTDLILPSEYTSLRSPSLHQLYFDADAKRDLWKQIYQYEDHFTLKPC, encoded by the coding sequence ATGAGCCGTAAAGACAGAATGTTATCCCAACTTGGAATTCGTCAGTGGGTACTTCATAAGCCTGCTGTGTTAAAAGGCGAGCATTCTGTTCAATTTCCGGATACAACACGTTTACTTATCATTACTGATGATACCGTTGATCTAAATAACGGGCTTTTCTCTGATATTTTTAGCGCCATGGGGATAGATAAAAACGAAATCTATTGTATTACAACAGATGATGTGAGCATGCTCACAGAATCATTTGATCTTCCCTGCTGGTTATTAGGCACTGATCTCATACTTCCCTCTGAATATACTTCTCTGAGAAGCCCTTCATTACATCAGTTATATTTTGATGCTGATGCAAAACGCGATCTTTGGAAACAAATCTATCAATATGAAGACCATTTCACTCTTAAACCCTGCTGA
- the rsmC gene encoding 16S rRNA (guanine(1207)-N(2))-methyltransferase RsmC — protein MSSLSPASEVILRHLDHFADRHVLIAGDLQDTFAAQIQAKSVRAYTNQYHQWLPLLKSMGDNALFGLVADQSFVKYCNTLIYFWPKNKNEATFQLRSLCSNLQVGTEIFIVGENRSGVKSATELMNGIAKLKKIDSARRCSLFFGTQTYQTLFDRNNWWQTYRHDDLTVMALPGVFSQNALDEGSRLLLSTFDDAMVGDLLDMACGCGVLATVLGKKNPMLKLTLCDVNAAAISSSIATLNVNELEGRVIASNVYSAVEETYDWIISNPPFHDGLGTSYTAAEDIIRLAPNYLKRGGKLRIVANSFIPYPDILDHVFGSHEVLASTGKFKVYQATKKD, from the coding sequence ATGTCCTCACTGTCCCCTGCTAGCGAAGTTATTCTTCGTCACCTAGATCATTTCGCAGACAGGCATGTACTTATTGCAGGTGATCTCCAAGATACTTTCGCAGCACAGATCCAGGCAAAAAGTGTCAGAGCATATACCAACCAATATCACCAGTGGCTACCATTACTAAAATCAATGGGTGATAACGCACTCTTTGGTTTAGTTGCAGATCAGTCCTTTGTGAAATATTGCAATACCTTGATCTACTTTTGGCCTAAAAATAAAAACGAAGCCACTTTCCAACTGCGTAGCCTTTGCTCTAACTTACAAGTGGGTACTGAAATCTTTATCGTCGGTGAAAACCGTAGCGGTGTTAAAAGTGCCACTGAATTAATGAACGGTATCGCTAAACTTAAAAAAATAGATTCAGCACGCCGTTGTAGCTTATTTTTTGGTACTCAAACATATCAAACACTGTTTGACCGTAATAACTGGTGGCAAACTTATCGCCATGATGATCTCACTGTAATGGCATTGCCGGGTGTCTTTAGCCAAAACGCATTAGATGAGGGTAGCCGTTTATTACTTTCAACTTTTGATGATGCAATGGTTGGCGATTTACTGGATATGGCATGTGGCTGTGGTGTACTCGCCACTGTACTTGGTAAGAAAAACCCAATGTTGAAACTGACACTATGTGATGTGAATGCGGCGGCAATTTCTTCTAGTATCGCCACCTTAAACGTGAATGAATTAGAAGGTCGAGTAATTGCAAGTAATGTCTATTCAGCGGTCGAAGAAACTTATGATTGGATAATCTCAAACCCGCCTTTCCATGATGGTTTAGGCACAAGCTATACCGCTGCTGAAGATATTATTCGCCTTGCTCCAAATTATCTGAAAAGAGGCGGTAAATTGCGCATTGTAGCGAATTCATTTATCCCTTATCCAGATATTTTGGATCACGTATTTGGCTCTCACGAAGTACTTGCATCAACAGGTAAATTTAAAGTTTACCAAGCAACCAAGAAAGACTAA